One region of Myxocyprinus asiaticus isolate MX2 ecotype Aquarium Trade chromosome 38, UBuf_Myxa_2, whole genome shotgun sequence genomic DNA includes:
- the LOC127428815 gene encoding proteinase-activated receptor 3, which produces MGKVFLFVCIALLLLNETQAKEKLAKKNNRTSVARPRFFQGNAITVNVPLPLNRTEPKTHISHSAPMVAVEVELRSNNTATYLRGHLSKWFIPAVYIIAIVIGIPANIAILVAVGTKVRIISSAILYCSLAVSDLLLLLSLLLKAHYHLNGNHWIFGETACRITTGCFYGNLYCSAYTLAWISIKRYMAIVHPFFYKSLPKRSFTAWSCLAIWIVFIIAILPEMIVRQSYHIAHLGIVTCHDVLPTNFNVYQWLVYYNLGVTCVGFFLPLVVTVVCYTSIVWHLNRSHRDWALYIRASTFNFIIFIVCFGPSSCFHFVHYMLLSTSTTENFYIYFSVTVCLCCLHSALDPFLFVLMSRTVGTKCYFITGKGHALSIST; this is translated from the exons ATGGGGAAAGTTTTTCTTTTCGTTTGTATCGCTTTACTTCTTCTGAATGAGACTCAGGCTAAAG AAAAATTGGCCAAGAAAAATAACCGCACCAGCGTCGCCAGACCAAGATTTTTTCAAGGAAATGCCATCACAGTTAATGTACCTCTCCCTCTGAACCGAACAGAACCAAAAACACATATCTCACACTCTGCTCCCATGGTTGCTGTAGAAGTGGAGTTACGTAGCAACAACACGGCAACGTACCTCAGGGGTCATCTGAGCAAGTGGTTCATCCCAGCTGTCTACATCATAGCCATCGTCATTGGGATTCCCGCCAATATCGCCATTTTGGTTGCTGTTGGAACCAAAGTGAGGATCATTTCATCTGCCATTTTGTATTGTAGCTTAGCAGTGTCTGACTTGCTACTGTTGCTTAGCCTGTTGCTAAAGGCACACTATCACCTCAACGGCAACCATTGGATATTTGGCGAAACCGCTTGCCGCATCACTACCGGCTGTTTTTATGGCAACCTCTACTGCTCAGCATACACGCTAGCCTGGATTAGCATCAAGCGCTACATGGCCATTGTTCACCCATTCTTCTATAAGAGCTTGCCAAAGCGGTCCTTCACTGCATGGAGTTGCTTAGCAATTTGGATTGTATTTATTATAGCCATTCTACCAGAGATGATAGTGAGACAGAGCTACCACATTGCACACCTTGGAATCGTCACATGCCATGATGTTCTTCCCACCAATTTCAACGTCTACCAATGGCTTGTCTACTACAACCTTGGCGTTACCTGTGTTGGCTTCTTTCTGCCCCTAGTGGTGACAGTAGTGTGTTACACTTCGATAGTGTGGCACCTGAATCGCTCACACCGTGACTGGGCCCTCTACATCAGAGCTAGCACATTTAACTTCAttatcttcattgtttgttttggcCCAAGTAGCTGCTTTCATTTTGTGCATTACATGCTGCTGTCTACAAGTACGACTGAGAATTTCTACATCTACTTTAGTGTGACTGTGTGCCTGTGTTGCCTACATAGCGCTCTAGATCCATTTCTCTTTGTTCTCATGTCCAGGACTGTTGGAACAAAATGCTACTTTATTACAGGCAAAGGACACGCACTTAGTATTTCTACTTAA